From the genome of Virgibacillus siamensis, one region includes:
- a CDS encoding dihydroorotate dehydrogenase — protein sequence MTDLTVNLPGLLLKNPVMPASGCFGFGREYSEFYDLSILGAVIMKAATGEMRYGNKTPRVAETPSGMLNAIGLQNPGVEKIIETEAPFLAEYNVPVIANVAGSTLEEYVKVANAFNETNIVNALELNISCPNVKEGGIQFGTDPGMAANVTRKVKEASNLPVYVKLSPNVSDVVSMARAVEQAGADGLSMINTLTGMQIHLGSKRPLLANKTGGLSGSAIKPIAIRMIYDVSQHVSIPIIGMGGIETAEDVLEFLLAGASAVAIGTANFRNPLVCPEIIDALPDVLTKYGFQSVTDAIGRGHWNEG from the coding sequence ATGACAGATTTAACGGTAAATCTGCCGGGGTTGCTCCTGAAAAATCCTGTCATGCCGGCATCAGGATGCTTTGGATTTGGCAGGGAATACAGTGAATTTTATGATTTAAGTATACTTGGTGCGGTAATCATGAAAGCCGCGACTGGTGAAATGCGATATGGAAATAAGACACCCCGGGTAGCAGAAACCCCATCAGGTATGTTAAATGCAATCGGTCTGCAAAATCCCGGTGTCGAAAAAATTATCGAAACCGAAGCGCCATTTCTGGCAGAATATAATGTGCCAGTGATTGCGAATGTTGCCGGAAGTACGCTGGAAGAGTATGTCAAAGTTGCAAACGCATTTAATGAAACAAATATAGTAAACGCACTCGAATTAAATATTTCCTGTCCCAACGTAAAAGAGGGCGGCATTCAATTCGGGACTGATCCGGGAATGGCGGCAAACGTAACCAGGAAAGTAAAAGAAGCAAGCAATCTCCCGGTATATGTCAAGCTTTCACCGAATGTATCAGACGTCGTAAGCATGGCAAGGGCAGTGGAACAAGCTGGAGCGGATGGTCTTTCTATGATTAATACGCTGACAGGGATGCAAATCCATTTAGGAAGCAAAAGACCGCTTCTGGCCAATAAAACCGGCGGACTGTCTGGCAGTGCCATTAAACCGATTGCCATCCGCATGATTTATGATGTCAGTCAGCATGTTTCAATTCCTATAATCGGCATGGGCGGTATCGAAACTGCCGAAGATGTGCTGGAATTTTTACTTGCAGGCGCAAGTGCAGTTGCAATCGGTACGGCTAATTTCCGGAATCCGCTCGTTTGTCCGGAAATTATTGATGCACTTCCTGACGTACTGACTAAATATGGGTTTCAGTCTGTAACAGATGCAATCGGAAGGGGGCATTGGAATGAAGGGTAA
- a CDS encoding dihydroorotate dehydrogenase electron transfer subunit, with protein sequence MKKKVTMTVVHTREIAWETVEMTLENRYIAETAIPGQFLYLSVKGHTLRRPISIASIDREHHTATILFKKVGDGTKQLAAYQTGMAVSALGPSGNGFDYDSPKMKTALLIGGGIGVPPLYNLAVELKQQGIEVISVLGFQTKNYVFYEEKFQALGKTVVVTDDGSYGHKGFVTNHLPDENNFDYYFTCGPMPMLQAVTNALQDKPGSISLEERMGCGVGACLACVIPTDNKGGYRKICKDGPVFKASEVVL encoded by the coding sequence ATGAAGAAGAAAGTAACCATGACTGTTGTGCACACAAGGGAAATTGCCTGGGAAACAGTGGAAATGACGCTTGAAAACAGGTATATAGCAGAAACTGCCATCCCGGGGCAGTTTCTGTATCTAAGTGTGAAAGGTCATACATTGCGCAGACCGATTTCAATTGCCAGCATTGATCGGGAGCATCATACGGCAACAATTCTATTTAAAAAAGTTGGCGACGGTACAAAGCAATTGGCAGCCTATCAAACTGGCATGGCTGTCAGTGCACTGGGTCCATCAGGGAACGGGTTTGATTATGATTCCCCAAAGATGAAAACCGCACTGCTTATAGGCGGGGGGATCGGTGTTCCGCCATTGTATAATTTGGCAGTAGAATTGAAGCAACAAGGAATTGAAGTGATTTCGGTGCTCGGTTTTCAAACGAAGAACTATGTTTTCTATGAAGAAAAATTTCAGGCACTCGGGAAGACAGTTGTTGTAACGGATGATGGCAGTTATGGGCATAAAGGGTTTGTAACAAATCACCTGCCAGATGAAAACAACTTTGATTATTACTTTACCTGTGGCCCAATGCCAATGTTGCAGGCAGTGACTAATGCACTGCAGGATAAACCCGGATCCATATCACTCGAGGAACGGATGGGGTGCGGTGTCGGAGCATGCTTAGCATGTGTTATTCCGACAGACAATAAGGGTGGATACCGGAAAATCTGCAAGGACGGTCCGGTGTTTAAAGCAAGTGAGGTGGTTTTATGA